A single genomic interval of Peribacillus sp. FSL H8-0477 harbors:
- a CDS encoding spore coat protein: protein MDYLDPINSVGMPELTDSGVALEFLITAKTGVRNLSIALTETATPSLRKLIKAQLDITIDLYEEISELMKEKEWLKAYDLDEQKLLDIKSAENAINLAGLDLFPGDTNRKGLFPSPPEK from the coding sequence ATGGACTATTTAGATCCAATTAATTCTGTTGGAATGCCAGAATTGACAGATTCAGGCGTAGCTCTCGAGTTTTTAATAACCGCAAAAACGGGCGTTAGAAATCTATCTATTGCCTTGACTGAAACCGCAACTCCCTCTTTACGGAAATTAATCAAAGCACAACTAGACATCACCATCGATTTATACGAAGAGATATCAGAACTGATGAAGGAAAAAGAGTGGTTAAAGGCATACGATTTGGATGAACAAAAATTACTGGATATTAAATCCGCCGAAAATGCGATTAATCTTGCAGGCCTCGATCTTTTTCCTGGCGATACCAATCGCAAAGGGTTATTTCCAAGCCCGCCTGAGAAATAA